The sequence below is a genomic window from Candidatus Berkelbacteria bacterium.
TCCGTAAGGGTGAAAAAGAACATAGGGTACGGCTTCGGCGTCCTTTCGGGCCTCAGAGCCGCCCGGAGCATATATCTGGCGTTCTCCCATGCCGACATGCAGTGCGACCCCCGGGACATAGAGAAGGGGTGGAGAATCCTAATGTCATCCGGCTCGCCGGAAAGGACGCTGGTGAAGGGCAACCGCGAGGGGAGGGCGAACTTCTTCACGTCATGCTTCCATGCAGCATCCTCTGCCGTCCTTATGAAGCATTTTGACGACGTCAACGGCCAGCCGAAGCTCTTTCATAAAGACCTTCTCGGGATGATGAAGAAGCCGCCTAACGGGTTTTCGCTGGACCTTTATGTCCAGTACATCGCCCTCAGGAACGGGTTTGCCGTCAGGAGCTTCCCGGTGAAATTCAGGAGGAGGCTTCACGGGAAGTCCAGCTGGGCGACTGGCATACG
It includes:
- a CDS encoding glycosyltransferase family 2 protein — encoded protein: MTKLSVILPCYNEGENIPLILERYSKVAKSVPMELVLVDNGSADNTRDVLGKALPKYKFARSVRVKKNIGYGFGVLSGLRAARSIYLAFSHADMQCDPRDIEKGWRILMSSGSPERTLVKGNREGRANFFTSCFHAASSAVLMKHFDDVNGQPKLFHKDLLGMMKKPPNGFSLDLYVQYIALRNGFAVRSFPVKFRRRLHGKSSWATGIRSRTKTIAGMSAYILKLRAGL